From a single Xiphophorus maculatus strain JP 163 A chromosome 5, X_maculatus-5.0-male, whole genome shotgun sequence genomic region:
- the gatb gene encoding glutamyl-tRNA(Gln) amidotransferase subunit B, mitochondrial: MAASSIAARELLHNIKLIPYYQKSSCLFSRRISTSKLQCSSQPPEKSAPQQLVGVVGLEIHAQISSNTKLFSGSSVQFLAPPNSSVSFFDASLPGTLPVLNRRCVEAAVMTGLALNCTINKKSVFDRKHYFYADLPAGYQITQQRRPVAVDGVLTYSFLGGRKRSQVMRKNVHIKQIQLEQDSGKSLHDDVNSQTLIDLNRAGVGLMELVMEPDMSCGEEAAAAVRELQLILQALGTCQGNMSEGQLRVDANVSVHRPGEPLGTRTEVKNINSIRYLARAIDFEVQRQTAVVRRGGAVLNETRAYDSKSGETVAMRDKEGLQDYRFMPEPNLPPLLVFEDEASLPAGVEAGEAVLLRTLRARLPELPSVRRDRLVQTYGLLPEHSFTLVNEDGLMEYFEAVMKGTSRDPRKVIGWVTNELLGLLKQQDLSVSHSPVLPAALAELLELQEAGCISSSAAKQVFQEMWRSPGKAALQIIQELDLGLVSDAADLHRICQKVVDSHPDKVRAVRSGNQKVLNKLMGLVQKETKGRADPVLVREILQEKTS; this comes from the exons ATGGCCGCCTCCAGTATAGCGGCCAGGGAGCTGCTTCATAACATCAAATTAATACCTTATTATCAAAAATCTTCCTGTTTGTTTAGCAGACGGATCAGCACGTCTAAGCTTCAATGCAGCAGTCAGCCTCCGGAGAAAAG CGCTCCGCAGCAGCTGGTTGGAGTGGTCGGTTTGGAAATCCACGCGCAGATTAGCTCCAACACCAAACTGTTCTCCGGCTCCTCGGTTCAGTTTTTAGCTCCTCCAAACTCCTCAGTTTCGTTCTTTGACGCGTCTTTGCCTGGAACTCTTCCT GTCCTCAACAGGCGATGCGTTGAAGCAGCAGTGATGACCGGACTGGCTCTCAACTGCACCATAAACAAGAAGTCAGTCTTTGACAGGAAACACTACTTTTATGCTGACCTtcct gCTGGGTACCAGATCACACAGCAGCGCCGCCCGGTGGCGGTGGACGGAGTGCTCACCTACAGCTTCctgggagggaggaagaggagccaGGTGATGAGGAAGAATGTGCACATCAAACAGATTCAGCTGGAACAAGACAGCGGCAAGAGTCTGCACGATGACGTCAACAGTCAGACGCTCATCGACCTCAACAGAGCAG GTGTCGGTCTGATGGAGCTGGTGATGGAGCCCGACATGAGCTGTGGAGAGGAGGCCGCTGCAGCTGtcagagagctgcagctcaTCCTGCAGGCACTGGGTACCTGTCAGGGCAACATGTCAG AGGGCCAGCTGAGGGTTGACGCCAACGTGTCGGTGCACCGGCCAGGCGAGCCGCTGGGCACCAGGACGGAGGTGAAGAACATCAACAGCATAAGATACCTGGCTAGAGCTATAG ACTTCGAGGTCCAGAGACAGACGGCGGTGGTGCGGAGAGGAGGAGCCGTGCTAAACGAGACCCGGGCGTACGACTCCAAGTCAGG GGAAACTGTTGCTATGCGGGACAAAGAAGGTCTTCAGGATTACAG GTTCATGCCGGAGCCCAACCTGCCCCCCCTGCTGGTGTTTGAGGATGAGGCGTCGCTGCCTGCGGGCGTGGAGGCGGGGGAGGCGGTGCTGCTGCGGACCCTGAGGGCAAGGCTTCCCGAGCTGCCCAGCGTCAGGAGAGACAGGCTGGTGCAGACGTACGGCCTGCTGCCAGAGCACAGCTTCACTCTGGTG AATGAGGATGGCTTGATGGAGTACTTTGAGGCGGTGATGAAGGGGACCAGCAGGGATCCCAGGAAGGTGATTGGCTGGGTGACCAATGAGCTGCTGGGGCTCCTGAAGCAGCAGGACCTGAGCGTGAGCCACAG CCCAGTCCTTCCTGCCGCCCTGGCtgagctgctggagctgcaggaagCAGGATGcatctcctcctctgctgccaAACAG GTGTTCCAGGAGATGTGGAGGTCACCAGGCAAGGCAGCTCTGCAGATCATCCAGGAGCTCGACTTGGGGCTAGTTAGCGACGCCGCCGACCTTCACCGAATCTGCCAGAAGGTTGTAGACTCACATCCAGACAAG GTTCGAGCCGTCAGGAGCGGAAACCAGAAAGTTCTGAATAAGCTGATGGGTCTGGTTCAGAAAGAGACCAAAGGCAGAgccgacccggttctggtcaGGGAAATCCTCCAAGAAAAGACTTCATGA
- the dctpp1 gene encoding dCTP pyrophosphatase 1 has protein sequence MMASSGKDSRGLKDDMVVFSNGCREEPSAGHGGGSEAESRSKGAAAAVSPQKFTFSPEPSIEDIRRMQADFTDERDWNKFHQPRNLLLAMVGEVGEVAELFQWRGEVAEGLPDWTESEREQLAHELSDVLIYLVELAEKCRVDLPQAVLRKMALNRLKYPASKVHGSAKKYTEYKD, from the coding sequence ATGATGGCAAGTAGTGGGAAAGACTCCCGAGGACTGAAAGACGACATGGTCGTGTTCTCAAACGGGTGCCGGGAGGAGCCCTCAGCGGGGCACGGAGGAGGCTCGGAGGCTGAGTCCCGTTCCaagggagcagcagcagcggtcAGCCCGCAGAAGTTCACCTTCAGCCCGGAGCCCAGCATAGAGGACATCCGCAGGATGCAGGCCGACTTCACGGACGAGCGCGACTGGAATAAGTTCCACCAGCCCCGCAATCTGCTCCTGGCCATGGTGGGAGAGGTGGGCGAGGTGGCGGAGCTCTTCCAGTGGCGGGGAGAGGTGGCGGAGGGTCTGCCGGACTGGACCGAGTCCGAGCGGGAGCAGCTGGCGCACGAGCTGAGCGACGTGCTCATCTACCTGGTGGAGCTGGCCGAGAAGTGCCGCGTGGACCTTCCCCAAGCGGTGCTGCGCAAGATGGCGCTGAACCGACTCAAATATCCCGCTAGCAAGGTGCACGGCTCGGCCAAGAAATACACAGAGTACAAGGACTGA